From a region of the Macrobrachium nipponense isolate FS-2020 chromosome 3, ASM1510439v2, whole genome shotgun sequence genome:
- the LOC135222169 gene encoding uncharacterized protein LOC135222169, whose protein sequence is MIPVNSCTPRRTSFDTSEPQEPETLVLSISSEHYEEGTSNSNWGESDGAQPQVCNIPDLTPPQTRSTSSLSVQSDSYFDGTHASTPSSSSSISQRSDTRVKKRRKLQCSTEGERFDNILDKVDSILNQPDPSCDPVIKAATNLITGFMAPLSKNEKKAVYLKIVKVVQDHPVDFDNLGD, encoded by the exons ATGATTCCAGTGAACAGTTGCACTCCCAGAAGGACATCATTTGATACCTCTGAACCACAG GAACCAGAGACTTTAGTGCTTTCAATATCAAGTGAACACTATGAAGAGGGAACATCCAATAGTAATTGGGGTGAGAGTGATGGTGCACAACCACAGGTGTGCAACATCCCAGACCTAACGCCACCCCAAACACGGTCTACTTCATCATTGTCCGTGCAGAGTGACAGTTATTTTGATGGAACCCATGCATctactccatcctcctcctcttccatttcCCAGAGATCAGATACAAGGGTAAAAAAGAGGAGGAAATTACAATGCTCAACAGAAGGTGAACGTTTTGATAATATTTTGGATAAAGTTGATTCTATTCTGAATCAACCAGATCCATCATGTGATCCCGTTATTAAAGCAGCCACAAATCTTATAACAGGTTTCATGGCTCCCTTGTCTAAAAACGAAAAGAAAGCTGTGTACTTAAAGATTGTTAAAGTTGTGCAAGACCATCCTGTTGATTTTGATAATTTAGGTGATTAG
- the LOC135222338 gene encoding uncharacterized protein LOC135222338, with protein sequence MAPGNRRTVARCAAVMCVLGVLRECKSNKKRLWVREWLRRREDKGIFDNLCREMRLGDDAAFYNYHRMNKEDFDYLLRLVGPKIAKQDTRMRKAIPPEQRLSVTLRHLATGESKTSLGYSYRISPNLLSSVVPEVCEALYAALQPLYMKMPTNEEEWLRIQAEFHSLWQFPNCCGALDGKRVLIAKPPKSGSTYYDYKCHFSSILLALVDAKLRFIYVDVGSAGRASDGGVWEKCSLKKGT encoded by the exons atggcgcccggAAAtcgtcggactgttgcaagatgtgctgcagtgatgtgtgTTCTTGGagtcttacgtgaatgcaagagcaacaaaaaacgtttgtgggttcgagagtggctcaggagaagagaggaTAAAGGTATCTTTGACAACTTGTGTCGGGAAATGAGGTTGGGAGATGACGCTGCCTTCTACAACTACCACAGAATGAACAAAGAAGATTTTGATTATCTCTTGAGGCTTGTTGGGCCCAAGATTGCTAAGCAAGACACCAGGATGAGAAAGGCTATTCCACCAGAACAGAGATTATCAGTCACATTGAGGCACTTGGCCACAG gtgaaTCAAAAACATCCCTGGGATATTCCTACAGGATCAGCCCAAACCTCCTTTCAAGTGTCGTTCCTGAGGTGTGTGAGGCCTTATATGCAGCTCTGCAaccgttatatatgaaaatgcctaCAAATGAAGAGGAATGGCTTCGCATCCAAGCAGAATTTCATTCTCTCTGGCAGTTTCCAAATTGCTGTGGTGCTTTAGATGGGAAAAGAGTTCTTATAGCCAAACCTCCAAAATCAGGTTCAACATATTATGACTACAAATGTCATTTCAGCTCCATACTTCTTGCCCTTGTCGATGCGAAGCTGAGATTCATTTATGTAGATGTTGGTAGTGCAGGACGTGCCAGTGATGGAGGTGTATGGGAGAAATGCTCTTTGAAAAAGGGCACTTGA